In Janibacter alkaliphilus, the following proteins share a genomic window:
- a CDS encoding heavy metal translocating P-type ATPase, protein MTVTDEQRSAAEEGTATRSVDLAITGMTCASCSARIEKKLNKLDGVTASVNLATEKGHVEYPPERDVEDILATVRSTGYGASVIEPQARMAPPEHTHVRQDDLRRRGVVAGALALVVLVLAMGPWQFTANPWLQWLLTTPVVLWCAWPFHRAAALNARHLASTMDTLVSIGVSAAYLWSLAALLLGPAEGTRAEAHYYFEVAAVVTAFLLLGRWLESRAQSEGRSALTELMDLGAKDVAVQRIHSGTRVTTEVRIPIDDLRVGDHFIVRPGEKVATDGIVVDGASAIDASLVTGESVPVDVRPGDEVSAGTVNTSGRLVVEARAVGSETTLAAISRLVEQAQTGKAQVQRLADRVSAVFVPVVLGLALLTFVGWWIGSGSAGTAVGVAVTVLIIACPCALGLATPTALLVGTSRGAQRGILIKGPQVLEDTRRIDTIVLDKTGTITTGEAEVTDLAAEPGLHPAAVLTAAAAVESGSEHPIAAAIVARAQEQGIRPPRATDFEALPGTGAVATIKGTRVNVGQAELFEEIPSELLGLERAGTTVFVGWGGRARGAITVGDDIRETSADAVAELRYEGLGVYLLSGDTQANAAAVAEVVGIGAEDVIAGVKPQDKHEVVARLQSEGRVVAMVGDGVNDAAALARADLGLAMGTGTDVAMESADIVLVRADLDAVPDAIELSRDTLKVIKQNLAWAFGYNTAAIPLAMAGLLNPMIAGGAMALSSVLVVGNSLRLRRSLRD, encoded by the coding sequence ATGACGGTCACCGACGAGCAGCGCAGCGCCGCCGAGGAGGGCACCGCCACCCGCAGCGTCGACCTGGCGATCACCGGGATGACCTGCGCCTCCTGCTCCGCGCGCATCGAGAAGAAGCTCAACAAGCTCGACGGGGTCACCGCCAGCGTCAACCTGGCCACCGAGAAGGGCCACGTCGAGTACCCGCCCGAGCGGGACGTCGAGGACATCCTGGCGACCGTCCGCTCCACCGGCTACGGCGCCAGCGTCATCGAGCCGCAGGCCCGGATGGCGCCCCCGGAGCACACCCACGTCCGCCAGGACGACCTGCGTCGCCGCGGGGTCGTCGCCGGGGCGCTGGCCCTGGTGGTGCTCGTGCTGGCGATGGGGCCGTGGCAGTTCACCGCCAACCCCTGGCTGCAGTGGCTGCTGACCACCCCGGTGGTGCTGTGGTGCGCCTGGCCCTTCCACCGGGCGGCCGCGCTCAACGCCCGCCACCTGGCCTCGACGATGGACACCCTGGTCAGCATCGGGGTCAGCGCCGCCTACCTGTGGTCGCTGGCCGCGCTGCTGCTCGGCCCGGCCGAGGGCACCCGCGCCGAGGCGCACTACTACTTCGAGGTCGCCGCCGTGGTGACCGCCTTCCTGCTGCTCGGCCGCTGGCTGGAGTCGCGGGCGCAGAGCGAGGGCCGCAGCGCGCTCACCGAGCTCATGGACCTCGGCGCCAAGGACGTCGCGGTGCAGCGCATCCACTCCGGCACCCGGGTCACCACCGAGGTGCGCATCCCCATCGACGACCTGCGGGTCGGCGACCACTTCATCGTCCGCCCCGGGGAGAAGGTGGCCACCGACGGGATCGTCGTCGACGGCGCCAGCGCCATCGACGCCTCGCTGGTCACCGGCGAGTCGGTGCCGGTCGACGTCCGCCCCGGCGACGAGGTCAGCGCCGGCACGGTCAACACCTCCGGGCGGCTCGTCGTCGAGGCCCGCGCGGTCGGCTCCGAGACCACCCTGGCGGCGATCAGCCGGCTCGTCGAGCAGGCCCAGACCGGCAAGGCCCAGGTGCAGCGGCTGGCCGACCGGGTCTCGGCCGTCTTCGTCCCGGTGGTCCTCGGGCTGGCGCTGCTCACCTTCGTCGGCTGGTGGATCGGCTCCGGCAGCGCCGGCACGGCGGTCGGTGTCGCGGTGACCGTGCTCATCATCGCCTGCCCCTGCGCGCTCGGGCTGGCCACGCCGACCGCGCTGCTCGTCGGCACCAGCCGCGGCGCTCAGCGGGGCATCCTCATCAAGGGGCCGCAGGTCCTCGAGGACACCCGCCGGATCGACACCATCGTGCTCGACAAGACCGGCACCATCACCACCGGCGAGGCCGAGGTCACCGACCTGGCCGCCGAGCCCGGCCTGCACCCGGCCGCGGTGCTCACCGCCGCGGCCGCGGTGGAGTCCGGCAGCGAGCACCCGATCGCCGCCGCCATCGTCGCCCGGGCCCAGGAGCAGGGCATCCGCCCGCCGCGGGCCACCGACTTCGAGGCGCTGCCCGGCACCGGCGCGGTGGCCACGATCAAGGGCACCCGGGTGAACGTCGGCCAGGCCGAGCTCTTCGAGGAGATCCCCAGCGAGCTGCTCGGGCTCGAGCGGGCCGGGACCACCGTCTTCGTCGGCTGGGGCGGTCGCGCCCGAGGCGCGATCACCGTCGGCGACGACATCCGGGAGACCTCCGCCGACGCGGTCGCCGAGCTGCGCTACGAGGGGCTGGGCGTCTACCTGCTCAGCGGGGACACCCAGGCCAACGCCGCGGCGGTCGCCGAGGTCGTCGGGATCGGCGCCGAGGACGTCATCGCCGGGGTCAAGCCCCAGGACAAGCACGAGGTGGTCGCCCGGCTGCAGTCCGAGGGCCGGGTCGTGGCGATGGTCGGCGACGGGGTCAACGACGCCGCCGCGCTCGCCCGGGCCGACCTCGGCCTGGCGATGGGTACCGGCACCGACGTGGCCATGGAGTCCGCGGACATCGTGCTGGTGCGGGCCGACCTGGACGCGGTGCCGGACGCCATCGAGCTCTCCCGGGACACCCTCAAGGTCATCAAGCAGAACCTGGCGTGGGCGTTCGGGTACAACACGGCGGCCATCCCGCTGGCCATGGCCGGGCTGCTCAACCCGATGATCGCCGGCGGGGCGATGGCCCTCTCCAGCGTGCTCGTCGTCGGCAACAGCCTCCGGCTGCGGCGGTCGCTGCGCGACTGA
- a CDS encoding ABC transporter permease, with the protein MSTTAPTTGTDRNTPAPEAPQTGRISTARAWTLVAQREVSVKLRDKAFIFGTLLSLAVMVAAFAFQAWNAERDRSYDVAVTSSASSLAGSLEERVPSVDDKVSFVPVEVADEDAARAALADESADAWLHQDGDQWVLTGQSEVDGTLTGAVEPVLQQIALADNAEQQGVDLAALQQGTTLTTSQIEGSSDQAVAATVVGIIMAALFYVSAVLFGSTLAMSVVEEKQSRVVEIIATSIPVRQLLVGKLVGNITLAMLQLALYIAVALVGVSFTDFGGMLPNLTSGLVWFVAFFLVGFTLVATLFAVAGALASRTEDVQSTSVPVTMLVLAMFAASFLASGQIADVLAYLPPFSGIIMPMRVVSGEATWWQALVALVLLAAAAAVVLALAERIYRRALLQTSGKLGYREAWNAEI; encoded by the coding sequence ATGAGCACCACGGCCCCGACCACCGGCACCGACCGCAACACCCCCGCCCCCGAGGCTCCGCAGACCGGTCGGATCTCCACCGCCCGCGCCTGGACGCTGGTCGCCCAGCGCGAGGTGTCGGTCAAGCTGCGGGACAAGGCCTTCATCTTCGGCACCCTGCTGTCCCTGGCGGTGATGGTCGCGGCGTTCGCCTTCCAGGCGTGGAACGCCGAGCGCGACCGCAGCTACGACGTCGCGGTGACCTCCTCGGCGAGCAGCCTCGCCGGCAGCCTCGAGGAGCGGGTGCCCTCGGTCGACGACAAGGTGAGCTTCGTCCCGGTCGAGGTTGCCGACGAGGACGCGGCCCGGGCCGCGCTGGCCGACGAGTCCGCCGACGCCTGGCTGCACCAGGACGGCGACCAGTGGGTGCTCACCGGGCAGAGCGAGGTGGACGGCACCCTCACCGGGGCCGTCGAGCCGGTGCTGCAGCAGATCGCCCTGGCCGACAACGCCGAGCAGCAGGGGGTCGACCTGGCGGCGCTGCAGCAGGGCACCACCCTGACCACCTCGCAGATCGAGGGCAGCTCGGACCAGGCGGTGGCGGCGACCGTGGTCGGCATCATCATGGCCGCGCTCTTCTACGTCTCGGCGGTGCTCTTCGGCAGCACGCTGGCGATGAGCGTCGTCGAGGAGAAGCAGTCCCGGGTGGTGGAGATCATCGCCACCTCGATCCCGGTGCGGCAGCTGCTCGTCGGCAAGCTGGTCGGCAACATCACGCTGGCGATGCTGCAGCTGGCGCTGTACATCGCGGTGGCCCTGGTGGGGGTGAGCTTCACCGACTTCGGCGGGATGCTGCCCAACCTCACCTCCGGGCTGGTGTGGTTCGTCGCCTTCTTCCTCGTCGGCTTCACCCTGGTCGCCACGCTCTTCGCGGTGGCCGGGGCGCTGGCCTCGCGGACCGAGGACGTGCAGTCCACCTCGGTGCCGGTGACCATGCTCGTGCTGGCGATGTTCGCCGCGTCCTTCCTCGCCTCCGGCCAGATCGCGGACGTCCTCGCCTACCTGCCCCCCTTCTCCGGGATCATCATGCCCATGCGGGTGGTCTCCGGCGAGGCGACCTGGTGGCAGGCGCTGGTCGCGCTGGTGCTGCTCGCGGCGGCCGCCGCGGTGGTGCTCGCGCTGGCCGAGCGGATCTACCGTCGGGCGCTGCTGCAGACCTCCGGCAAGCTCGGCTACCGCGAGGCGTGGAACGCGGAGATCTGA